In one window of Leptospira hartskeerlii DNA:
- a CDS encoding TMEM175 family protein, with protein sequence MEVNKNRLEAFSDAVLAIIMTIMVLDLKVPHDPTWQNYVDAYPIFASYALSFVFIGLYWSNHHHLFHEVSKVDNKILWLNMFTLFWESLIPFVTGSMGENHFSNITVAMYSIVMTFSTIAHICLVKALQNLHGTDSRFSRLFEGHFKGYATIFINTMATLLALAGFPRLAFILMCLIALAWFLPHHRISSTSARENS encoded by the coding sequence GTGGAAGTGAATAAAAACAGATTGGAGGCGTTTTCGGACGCCGTCCTTGCTATTATTATGACCATTATGGTCTTGGATCTAAAAGTGCCACATGATCCTACCTGGCAAAATTACGTAGATGCTTATCCAATTTTTGCAAGCTATGCACTTAGTTTTGTTTTTATAGGCTTATATTGGAGTAATCATCATCACCTATTTCACGAGGTCAGTAAGGTTGATAACAAAATACTCTGGTTAAATATGTTTACGCTCTTTTGGGAATCGTTGATTCCGTTTGTTACTGGATCGATGGGCGAAAATCATTTTTCAAATATCACGGTAGCAATGTATTCTATCGTGATGACATTCAGCACGATCGCGCATATATGCTTAGTGAAAGCTTTGCAAAATTTGCACGGGACCGACTCGCGTTTTTCGAGGCTTTTCGAAGGACATTTCAAAGGCTATGCGACAATCTTTATAAATACAATGGCTACTTTACTTGCTCTTGCGGGATTTCCTAGGCTTGCGTTCATACTTATGTGTTTAATAGCGTTAGCGTGGTTCTTGCCGCATCATAGAATAAGCAGTACTTCAGCACGAGAGAATAGTTAA